TATTCCCGGCCTCACACCGACCGGAGCCGACGACCTGCAAGACCAGCTTAAGCGACTGGCCATCGACGCGGAACCCGAGGACGCCGTATGAAACTCAGTCCGCTTTCGATTCCCTACCGGCTTCTGCGGGTCGCGAGCGGGTTCGTCTGGGTTCTCATCTTCGCCGGATTCGGGTCCGTCTCGATGTTCGGGATGAGCGTCGGCACCGCAGTTCTGGCGGGACTGTTCGGCCTCGGCTTCCTCGTCCTCGTCGGGTATCAAGTTCGCTACTATCAGCGCTTCGAGTATCGACTCACCGCGGACTCACTCGACATCACCTCGGGGGTCCTCTCCCGGACGAACCGGGAGATTCCGCTCCGGCGCATCCAGAACGTCGATATTCACCGCAACCTGATTCAACGCGCCCTCGACATCGCCGAAGTTCGGGTCGAAACCGCAGGCGGGAGTTCGACCGAAGCGCACCTGCGCTACGTGAGCACCGACGCGGCACGACGTCTCGTTAACGAGGTCGGTCGGTTGAAACGCGGCGCTGTGGACGACACAGAAGAAGCCCCTGCCTCGACGCTCCTCTACGAAATTTCGTCGCGAGAACTCGCCCTCCTCGGTCTCGTCTCGCTCGATTTACGATTCGTGCCCATTCTCACCGTAGCCGTGCCGGTCGTCGTCCCCTCCCTTTCGCGATTCATCGTGACCGACCCTGTCACCGGGTTCATCCTCGCCGCTCCGCTCGGCATCATCGCCCTCATCGTGCTCTCGGTCGTCACCAGCGGGGCCGCGGCCATCGCGAACTACTACGGTTTCCGCCTGTCGCGGGCGAACGGCGACCTGCGGTACGAACGAGGCCTGCTCCAGCGCTACGACGGGACGATTCCCCTCGACAAGGTGCAGACGCTCACGATTCGAGAGAATCTGGTTCAGCGACTCGTCGACCACGCCACGCTCGGTGTCGAGACGGCCGGGTACGCACCGGGACAGGGAACGACTCTCGGGTCTGAGGCGGCCGTCCCGCTCGCACCGAAAGACCGCGTCGTATCGCTCGCCCAGACAATCGAACCCTTTGGTGACCCGACGTTCGAGCGACCGCCGAAACGCGCCCGACAGCGGTACGCCGTGCGGTACACGCTCGCGTTGCTGGCGTTGACCGGCGTGCTGTTTGCCGTCATTCGATTTTCTGGATTTGAAATCGGATGGTGGGTGCCGTTGCTCGGCATTCCGCTTACGCCAGTCGCAGCCCACTACCAGTGGAAGAACCGGGGTTACGCGCTCACAGACGACTACGTCCTCACGCAGGCTGGGTTCTGGGTTCGAACGACGAAAATCGTCCCATACTATCGCGTTCAGACGGTGGCGACGAGCGCGTCCATCTTCCAGCGCTATCGCGACCTAGCCACGCTCACGGTGGACACCGCGGGCGCTCGGAGCATCATCGGCAGCAACGCCCGTGCCCTCGACATCGACGCGGCGACGGCTGCGACGCTCAGAGACGTGGTCGCAGACCGACTCCAGGCCTCGCTGCGAGCGCGACGAGTTCGCGGGTAGCGTCACCCGAGGCCGAGGATGCGCAGACCATCGAATTCGAACAGGAACAGGTAAATTTGCAGGAGGCCGGCGAGCACCAGCAGGACGCCCGCTGCGCGGGTGACTCCGCGAACGTTACGCGAGAGACGGCGAAGTAATGTCTCGCGTCCGAGAGCGGAGAGCGCGGTCACGAGAATCATGAGCACGCTCATCCCGGCGGCGTAGGCGGCGAGGGTCACGACGGCAGTGGAGGGTCCAGCAGCCAGCGCGGACAGCGAGACGGCGATGAACAGTGGGGCTGTGCATCCGGCGGCGGCCCCCGCGTACACGACGCCGAACAGGACGAACCCGGTCGAAGACCGCGTTCGCGCTGGCAGTTGTATCGTCAGGTGGAGGCGAGTTGGCGTCTTTCCGAGGGCCATCGCTCCGCCGAGAAATACGAGCAAACTCCCGACGACGAGTTCGAGGAGAGAGATGTTGGTGAACGCCTGCGTCCCGACGGCGACCACGAGGCCGACGAGCGCGGCGTAGACGAGAAAGAAGCCGGCACTCACGAGTGACCCGACGAGCACCGCTTGCTGGAGCCGTCGTCCAGTCGACTGCGGAGCGTCGTCTCCACTGCCGAGATAGTAGGCGACGTAGCCGGGGAGCAGCGGGTACGAACACGGGGCGAAGAAGGTGAGCACGCCCGCGGTGAAGGCGAAACCGAGTCGCAGGTCTTCGAGAACCATCACGCGACTCCGGCGCGGCGGACGGCGTCGTCGATAGCTTGCAGACTGGCGAGGCCGACGTGTCGCCAGACTTCTTCGCCATCGGCAGTGAACACGAGGAGCGTCGGGAGGTTACTGACCCCGTAGTGCTCACCGGTTTGCACGTCCGGGTCGAGCGCCGTCGGCCACGTGCCGCCGTACTCTTCCCAGAAGGCTCGAACGACCTCCGCGTCGCGTTCCCACGTTATCGACAGCATGTGGAGGCGGTCTGGGCCGTAGCGACTGCGTATCTCGGCTAAGTCACTCATCTGGGGCTTACACGGCGCACACCAGGTTGCGAAGAAATCGAGCAACACTGGTCGGTCCGTCGGCTGGACGCGGAGCGGGCCACCGTCGAGTGACCCGACCGCGAGCGTATCGAGCGTCAGGGCAGCCTCTCGCGACCCACCGGTACAGCCTGCGAGCGCACCCACTGTGGCGAGCCCGGCGGTCGCGAGAAATCGTCGCCGGGTTGTGTCCATGCCTGAGTATTGGTGGGTGCTGGAAAAGGGGTATTCCGTTTGTGAGCGTGGCTCACACAACCCCGCCGGGGATTAGACGGGTGCGTGCCAATCCATGACATGAACCGACGGCGATACCTCACGGCAGTGTCCGCCGCGGCGGCATTCGGCCTCGCCGGATGCACGGGCGGCACGGGCGGCAGTCCTGACAGAACGCCCCCAGTTTCGACGCCGAATGGATTTACGCTCCCCGTTCCATCGGACCAATTGCGACGTGGTGCGCCGAAGGACGCGATTCCTGCCATCACGGACCCAGTCTTTGGGGAAAGTTGGGAGGGCATCGAGATGCGCGTTCGGAGCAACTTCATCGGCGAGTACACCGCCCGCCCACGACTCGAACCGACGGACAGGGTCATCGGCGTCGAACGCGGTGGAGAGACGCGTGCCTACCCGCTCAAGATTCTGAACTGGCACGAAATCGTGAACGACGACTTCGACGGCCCACTGCTGGTGACGTTTTGCCCGCTCTGTGGCAGCGGTCTCACTGCGGAGCGAACCGTCGACGGCGCGGCGACGAACTTCGGGGTGTCGGGACTGCTCTGGAACTCGGACCTCGTGATGTACGATTTTAAGACCGAGAGCCTCTGGAGTCAGCTT
This sequence is a window from Haladaptatus sp. QDMS2. Protein-coding genes within it:
- a CDS encoding PH domain-containing protein codes for the protein MKLSPLSIPYRLLRVASGFVWVLIFAGFGSVSMFGMSVGTAVLAGLFGLGFLVLVGYQVRYYQRFEYRLTADSLDITSGVLSRTNREIPLRRIQNVDIHRNLIQRALDIAEVRVETAGGSSTEAHLRYVSTDAARRLVNEVGRLKRGAVDDTEEAPASTLLYEISSRELALLGLVSLDLRFVPILTVAVPVVVPSLSRFIVTDPVTGFILAAPLGIIALIVLSVVTSGAAAIANYYGFRLSRANGDLRYERGLLQRYDGTIPLDKVQTLTIRENLVQRLVDHATLGVETAGYAPGQGTTLGSEAAVPLAPKDRVVSLAQTIEPFGDPTFERPPKRARQRYAVRYTLALLALTGVLFAVIRFSGFEIGWWVPLLGIPLTPVAAHYQWKNRGYALTDDYVLTQAGFWVRTTKIVPYYRVQTVATSASIFQRYRDLATLTVDTAGARSIIGSNARALDIDAATAATLRDVVADRLQASLRARRVRG
- a CDS encoding cytochrome c biogenesis CcdA family protein, yielding MVLEDLRLGFAFTAGVLTFFAPCSYPLLPGYVAYYLGSGDDAPQSTGRRLQQAVLVGSLVSAGFFLVYAALVGLVVAVGTQAFTNISLLELVVGSLLVFLGGAMALGKTPTRLHLTIQLPARTRSSTGFVLFGVVYAGAAAGCTAPLFIAVSLSALAAGPSTAVVTLAAYAAGMSVLMILVTALSALGRETLLRRLSRNVRGVTRAAGVLLVLAGLLQIYLFLFEFDGLRILGLG
- a CDS encoding thioredoxin family protein, producing the protein MDTTRRRFLATAGLATVGALAGCTGGSREAALTLDTLAVGSLDGGPLRVQPTDRPVLLDFFATWCAPCKPQMSDLAEIRSRYGPDRLHMLSITWERDAEVVRAFWEEYGGTWPTALDPDVQTGEHYGVSNLPTLLVFTADGEEVWRHVGLASLQAIDDAVRRAGVA